The following are from one region of the Silene latifolia isolate original U9 population chromosome 9, ASM4854445v1, whole genome shotgun sequence genome:
- the LOC141601605 gene encoding uncharacterized protein LOC141601605 → MPTIYDHSQPKVQDIPQGFSLPDPTQGTFDIRPSHISLVEGNLFGGLPDEDPVNHMEILTDYCCSISVPAGVPQDEVKETLFLYSLKDYAREWYRYLDKVAVGVTNWTSLALAFYKRYYPPVKTNALRSQITIFQQGPDEELHEAWVRFKKLVRSVPHHGFQQWYLCNQFYNALYDDYRVILDAAANGRFQNNVESNKGWNTIEEMAVHRAEYGSSRGNSRKPSDEMSAVVTLIASINARLKKLETSKASEKKIEIPLEILAANQIANSSSNREVPIETLNAIHLRSGLSYDGPDKPRKDSENDEKSDLNAASDDLTEILNIRKTKIVDPTTSVAVPYPERLKNTKLEHKFGKFLEIVKNLEVTIPFTDLITQVPSYTKFMKDILTRKKNFNDVGTIAFTEKCNVLSRSNIPPKLKDPGSFSIPCTIGNHEFGKALCDLGASVIVMPYSVCEKLNIGNLKVTNMTLQMADRSIQRPLGILEDVPVRLIQMENA, encoded by the exons ATGCCAACAATATATGATCATTCTCAGCCAAAGGTACAAGATATTCCTCAGGGATTTAGCCTCCCTGATCCTACACAGGGGACTTTTGACATCCGCCCCTCTCACATCTCTTTAGTGGAAGGGAACCTGTTTGGGGGATTACCAGATGAAGATCCTGTGAATCATATGGAGATCTTAAcggattattgttgttccatatcTGTACCGGCTGGAGTGccccaagatgaagtaaaggagaCATTATTTCTATACTCCTTGAAAGATTATGCGCGTGaatggtaccgctaccttgataaggTAGCAGTCGGAGTTACAAACTGGACATCCCTAGCTTTGGCTTTCTACAAAAGATATTATCCGCCTGTGAAAACCAATGCTTTGAGAAGTCAAATTACAATTTTCCAGCAAGGACCCGATGAGGAAttacatgaagcatgggtccgtttcaagaaattaGTTCGGTCTGTTCCTCACCACGGTTTtcagcagtggtacctttgcaaccaattttataatgccTTGTACGATGACTACAGAGTCATCCTTGATGCGGCTgcaaatggtaggttccaaaacaatGTGGAGTctaataaaggttggaacactattgaggagatggcagttcaTAGAGCTGAATATGGGAGTTCGCGTGGAAATTCGCGAAAgccaagtgatgaaatgagtgccgttgtgacactCATAGCTTCTATTAATGCCCGGCTCAAAAAGCTCGAGACTTCTAAGGCTTCcgagaaaaaaattgaaattcct TTGGAGATCTTAGCGGCTAACCAAATCGCTAATTCTTCAAGCAATCGTGAGGTTCCTATCGAGACACTTAATGCAATTCACCTCCGCAGTGGTCTCTCATATGACGGTCCTGATAAGCCAAGAAAAGACTCGGAAAATGATGAAAAGTCAGATTTAAATGCCG CCAGTGACGATTTGACGGAGATTTTAAACATTCGGAAGACGAAAATTGTCGACCCTACGAcaagtgttgcagtcccgtatccggagcgtttaaagaatacaAAGTTGGAGCATAAGttcggtaagtttttggagatcgTCAAGAACCTTGAAGTAACCATTCCTTTCACTgacttaattacccaggtaccttcttacactaagtttatgaaggacaTTTTGACTCGTAAGAAGAATTTTAATGATGTTGGTACTATTGCTTTCACGGAGAAGTGTAATGTTCTTTCACGAAGTAacataccacctaaattaaaagacccgggtagtttttcgattccatgTACTATAGGTAACCATGAATTTGGGAAAGCCCTTTGTGATCTAGGGGCCAGTGTCATTGTTATGCCATACTCTGTGTGTGAAAAGTTGAATATAGGTAACCTTAAGGTGACCAATATGACCCTTCAGATGGCAGATAGATCGATTCAGAGACCCTTAGGAAttttagaagatgtacccgttcga ttaATCCAAATGGAGAATGCTTGA
- the LOC141601606 gene encoding uncharacterized protein LOC141601606, with translation MKLEARNLIASDYVHEDWRAGICYSITGLSTRYLSLSTVEFSRRNSVAHFRRRFREDDLSTPDFATIMPTIYDHSQPKVQDIPQGFSLPVPTQGTFDIRPSHISLVERNLFGGLPDEDPGKHMEIFTDYCCSISVPAGVTQDEVKETLFLYSLKDSAREWYRYLDKVAAGVTNWTSLALAFYKRYYPPVKTNALRSQITNFQQGPDEELHEAWVRFKKLVRVILDAAANGRFQNNVESNKGWNTIEEMAVHRAEYGSSRGNSRKLSDEMSAVVTLIASINTRLEKLETSKASEKKIEIIRSWDSARNFEKQLEILAANQIANSSSNREVPIETLNAIHLRSGLSYDGPDKPRKDSENDEKSDLNAASDDLTEILNIRKTKIVDPTTSVAVPYPERLKNTKLEHKFGKFLEIVKNLEVTIPFTDLITQVPSYTKFINDILTRKKNFNDVGTIAFTEECNVLSRSNIPPKLKDPGSFSIPCTIGNHEFGKALCDLGASVSVMPYSVCEKLNIGNLKVTNMTLQMADRSIQRPLGILEDVPVRVGKFFILVDFVVLDIAEDSQIPIILGRPFLHTAGAVIDVKRGVLSLEVGDDIIEFSLARTITEPADDDTESLAKDPLADLTSLDECAINPNGLL, from the exons ATGAAGTTAGAAGCTCGGAACTTGATCGCCTCGGATTACGTGCATGAAGATTGGAGGGCTGGAATTTGCTACAGCATTACTGGTCTATCGACCAGATACCTTAGTCTATCGACCGTGGAGTTCAGTAGAAGAAACAGTGTTGCGCACT TTAGAAGAAGATTTCGAGAGGACGACTTGAGTACTCCCGATTTTGCTACAATCATGCCAACAATATATGATCATTCTCAGCCAAAGGTACAAGATATTCCTCAGGGATTTAGCCTCCCTGTTCCTACACAGGGGACTTTTGACATCCGCCCCTCTCACATCTCTTTAGTGGAGCGGAACCTGTTTGGGGGATTACCAGATGAAGATCCTGGGAAGCATATGGAGATCTTCacggattattgctgttccatatcCGTACCGGCTGGAGTgacccaagatgaagtaaaggagaCATTATTTCTATACTCCTTGAAAGATTCTGCGCGTGaatggtaccgctaccttgataaggTAGCAGCTGGAGTTACAAACTGGACATCCCTAGCTTTGGCTTTCTACAAAAGATATTATCCGCCTGTGAAAACCAATGCTTTGAGAAGTcaaattacaaatttccagcaaggacccGATGAGGAATtacacgaagcatgggtccgtttcaagaaattaGTTCG AGTCATCCTTGATGCGGCTgcaaatggtaggttccaaaacaatGTGGAGTctaataaaggttggaacactattgaggagatggcagttcaTAGAGCTGAATATGGGAGTTCGCGTGGAAATTCGCGAAAGctaagtgatgaaatgagtgccgttgtgacactCATAGCTTCTATTAATACCCGGCTCGAAAAGCTCGAGACTTCTAAGGCTTCCGAGAAGAAAATTGAAATTAT AAGAAGCTGGGATTCTGCAAGGAATTTCGAGAAGCAGTTGGAGATCTTAGCGGCTAACCAAATCGCTAATTCTTCAAGCAATCGTGAGGTTCCTATCGAGACACTTAATGCAATTCACCTCCGCAGTGGTCTCTCATATGACGGTCCTGATAAGCCAAGAAAAGACTCGGAAAATGATGAAAAGTCAGATTTAAATGCAG CCAGTGACGATTTGACGGAGATTTTAAACATTCGGAAGACGAAAATTGTCGACCCTACGAcaagtgttgcagtcccgtatccggagcgtttaaagaatacaAAGTTGGAGCATAAGttcggtaagtttttggagatcgTCAAGAACCTTgaggtaaccattcctttcactgacttaattacccaggtaccttcttacaCTAAGTTTATTAATGACATTTTGACTCGTAAGAAGAATTTTAATGATGTTGGTACTATTGCTTTCACGGAGGAGTGTAATGTTCTTTCACGAAGTAacataccacctaaattaaaagacccgggtagtttttcgattccatgTACTATAGGTAACCATGAATTTGGGAAAGCCCTTTGTGAtctaggggccagtgtcagtgttatgccataCTCTGTGTGTGAAAAGTTGAATATAGGTAACCTTAAGGTGACCAATATGACCCTTCAGATGGCAGATAGATCGATTCAGAGACCCTTAGGAAttttagaagatgtacccgttcgagtgggtaagttcttTATTCTTGTCGATTTCGTCGTTTTAGACATTGCTGAggatagtcagatacctattatcttaggtagaccatttttacatacggCTGGGGccgtgatagatgtcaaacgcggagtcTTGAGCttggaggtaggggatgacataattgagttcagtcttgctcgaaCTAtaactgaacctgctgatgatgatac ggaatccttagccaaggatcctttAGCTGATTTAACTAGTTTAGATGAGTGTGCGATTAATCCAAATGGATTGCTTTGA